The region AATACAAAGATATTTCTAACAATGATGAAGATCAACTTTCTTATATTGGTGTTTGTTGTTCTAATTAGTCTCTTGGTGGGCTCTGAAGGAGGGCAACTCACAAACAATTTCTACAAGCATAGCTGTGAAGAAGCTGAGACTATTGTGAAGAAGGCCACCGAGAAACATGTGGCCACTAACCCTGCTGTGCCCGCACGCTTGCTCAGAATGCATTTCCACGATTGTTTTGTTAGAGTAAGCAATcgttttttgtattttgttaaatgataattcagacCTAAGTTTTATTAGTATCCTAAACTCgattttagtcaaaatattttcaaatataatcttTCATTCTCGATTACATTCTCTGCTTCTTTGAACTTATTGCATCGCCAATCACCCATGAtatgatcttataattgaaaatatattgaccaaaatcgagtttagagtattattttgatccattttgtaaaactaAGTatccaaattatcatttaacaataCATAAGAGCCGATTACGATTCGGAAACATACACAAATGCCAAAATAGTATTTTATCTTAAATATACAGGTATtaatatcatcattattatttcaGGGATGTGATGGTTCGGTTCTGTTGAACTCAACAAAGAAAAATGCTGAAAAAGATGCAGCTCCAAACCAaagtttgttgggttttgatgTAATAGATGATATCAAAGCACAAGTTGAGAAGAAATGTCCAGGAGTCGTTTCATGCGCTGATATTCTAGCTTTGGCTGCAAGGGACTCTGTTTCCTACGCAGTAAGTGATTagaactaaataaaaaatataagaaTTAGTAAGGGATACTATTGGTGTTCAACACCACAAGTAGGTGACATACCGTTATTGATGCAATCTAATATCATGTCTTATTTATTTGAATGAATATCGCTAACCAAACATAAAGTATCACCTCATATAGTATTGAACATCTTAAAGTATAATAACAACActcaatgtgtatatatatttagagTCTTAATAATAtcttaatatgtatatatattcagtTTAAGAAATCCATGTGGGAAGTGCCTACGGGTAGAAGAGATGGAAAAGTATCAATAATGAGCGAAGTACAACAAAACATTCCAGCACCCTTCTTCAACTTCACCCAACTCAAGCAAAGCTTTGCCACCAAAGGCCTTTCTGGGCATGACCTTGTCGTATTATCAGGTACTAATACACATATCAATTATATATAACTAATCAaagtaattaattatatataatatacagaGGTTGTTACTTACATGCATATTATATACTAAGGACCATTTCTCTTAACGTACATGTTCATAATTAgcttgtatatttatttttaagaaaataacaGCTTGGCCTTGTGTCTTTAACAAATAGGCGATCGATtaatgtgttttgttaaatgataatacGGATGAAGCGTgtttacaaaattgatcaaaaaAGTACCTTATATctaattttagtaaaaaaaaaattcaaatataatattttattctcAGTTCCTTGAACACTTTCTTCACTTCTCTCAGTCAATTGCATCACTAAAGACCCGAGAATTGATTTTATAATTGGAAATATTTTGACTGAAATCGAATTTTGGGtactattttgatttattttgtaaatcatAGAGTTCGAATggttatttaacaaaatataaaaaaattgattgaGTATTTTCCCTTTATTTTTCAACGTCCAAGTCCAAGACCGTTCCCTCCCACCAAACAGCTTattattaaacatatattttCAAACTCAAGATAAGAAATTAATTAGCAATGAAAAATCACAAAACGACATGTCGTACGCAATAGTTGTTGaacataatatatgtatatatatatataggaggaCACACGATCGGAGTGGGACACTGCACTGCGTTCAACAACAGACTATACAACTTCACCGGAAAAGGAGACCAAGACCCTTCACTGGACAAAAACTATGCCAAACTCTTGAAGACCAAATGCCCTCCAAACGACCAAAACACAACTGTCCCAATGGACCCCGGCAGCGCTCTCACCTTCGACAGCAGCTACTACGGCGTCGTGCTCAAGCACAAGGGCCTTTTCACCTCAGACGCCGCACTTCTCACGAACAAGGTCGCCCGTGACACCGTCCAGGAGTTGGTTTATCAAGATGCTTTCTTCGCTGAATTCGCACTGTCCATGAAGAAGATGGGAGCCGTTGAGGTCCTCACTGGCACGGCTGGTGAGATCAGGAACAAGTGTTGGGCTGTCAATTCTTAGAaccatattataaatatatgtatgaaCATGGAAGTCTCAAGTATCTGAAATCTTTGAGTGTGTGCATGTTTGTTCttcttttattatctttcgatcGAAGAAACAAACTGGAGTGTATTTATGGCTTTTGATTGATGTTGTGATAATTGTGAATTTCATGAGTAGAAATTTTCTTTTCCCAAATTAAGCGTCTTTCTTTAGTTTCTTCACGTAAAATTCTATAAATTATGTGTGGAATAAGTAAGAATTTAGATAAATATATATGTGAGATGGTGAATTTAAATAAATAGCTTATTAATTACTTGTATGTTAAAGAGAGACATATATACTCACCTAATTAAACACATTActagttaatttaattaattgtgCTGGTTAAATTGTTCATTAAATTTAATGTTGTTGTATTAGTGTATGTTGATGGAGGTTTTAGGGGCTGGTGCTTTACTGGCTTTTAGCTTttgctttaaaaaaaaatatctctaCCAAAAATTATTGGATTGCACCGCATATGcggtttgagcaatttttcaaaccgtAACCCGCACCGTATAAACCACATTGTAAAAATGCAGTGTGGTGCGATGCCACTACACCAAAAATCACTTTCCACAACACATGATTATAatactattgaaaaagtattatatttTCTTAGCATCAGAAGCGGTAAAGGCGCGAAGGTTAAAAT is a window of Humulus lupulus chromosome 4, drHumLupu1.1, whole genome shotgun sequence DNA encoding:
- the LOC133831572 gene encoding peroxidase 3-like, which gives rise to MMKINFLILVFVVLISLLVGSEGGQLTNNFYKHSCEEAETIVKKATEKHVATNPAVPARLLRMHFHDCFVRGCDGSVLLNSTKKNAEKDAAPNQSLLGFDVIDDIKAQVEKKCPGVVSCADILALAARDSVSYAFKKSMWEVPTGRRDGKVSIMSEVQQNIPAPFFNFTQLKQSFATKGLSGHDLVVLSGGHTIGVGHCTAFNNRLYNFTGKGDQDPSLDKNYAKLLKTKCPPNDQNTTVPMDPGSALTFDSSYYGVVLKHKGLFTSDAALLTNKVARDTVQELVYQDAFFAEFALSMKKMGAVEVLTGTAGEIRNKCWAVNS